A stretch of the Nicotiana tabacum cultivar K326 chromosome 6, ASM71507v2, whole genome shotgun sequence genome encodes the following:
- the LOC142181710 gene encoding uncharacterized protein LOC142181710, whose translation MARDMDAPWIVGGDFNVIWDEEEKFGGLPVSLNEIDDFRHCVNTCNLFDLGFKGSIFTWWNGRAEEDCIFKRLDRCLANLQFQQTFPGIEVQHLSKTGSDHSPMYLKCDIENPPIKKPFKFLNFWVEHATFKDVVKENWTADFSTNPYILFNHKLKKLKKALSLWSKATFGDIFQKIASMEEVVMVHEAEFEANPTGMNRERLQKVQAELIKCLALEEKY comes from the coding sequence ATGGCAAGGGATATGGATGCACCATGGATtgtaggaggagatttcaatgtaaTATGGGATGAAGAAGAGAAGTTTGGTGGGTTACCTGTGTCATTgaatgaaattgatgattttcgaCACTGCGTCAACACTTGCAATCTCTTCGACCTTGGATTTAAAGGTAGCAtttttacatggtggaatgggagagcAGAGGAAGACTGTATATTCAAAAGGCTAGATAGATGCTTGGCCAATCTTCAGTTCCAACAAACATTTCCAGGAATAGAGGTGCAACATTTGTCAAAGACTGGTTCCGATCATAGTCCAATGTATCTGAAGTGTGATATCGAGAATCCACCAATTAAAAAGCCTTTTAAGTTCTTGAATTTCTGGGTGGAACATGCAACTTTTAAAGATGTGGTGAAAGAGAATTGGACAGCTGATTTCAGTACAAATCCTTATATTCTTTTTAATCATAAGTTAAAAAAACTAAAGAAGGCCCTTTCACTGTGGAGTAAGGCTACATTTGGAGATATTTTCCAAAAGATAGCAAGCATGGAGGAGGTAGTGATGGTTCATGAAGCAGAATTTGAAGCAAATCCTACAGGGATGAACAGGGAAAGGCTACAAAAGGTTCAGGCAGAATTGATCAAATGTCTTGCACTAGAGGAGAAATATTGA